A genome region from Tursiops truncatus isolate mTurTru1 chromosome 15, mTurTru1.mat.Y, whole genome shotgun sequence includes the following:
- the CASKIN1 gene encoding caskin-1 isoform X5 translates to MGKEQELVQAVKAEDVGTAQRLLQRPRPGKAKLLGSTKKINVNFQDPDGFSALHHAALNGNTELITLLLEAQAAVDIKDNKGMRPLHYAAWQGRKEPMKLVLKAGSAVNVPSDEGHIPLHLAAQHGHYDVSEMLLQHQSNPCMVDNSGKTPLDLACEFGRVGVVQLLLSSNMCAALLEPRPGDTTNPNGTSPLHLAAKNGHIDIIRLLLQAGIDINRQTKSGTALHEAALCGKTEVVRLLLDNGINAHVRNTYSQTALDIVHQFTTSQASKEIKQLLREASAALQVRATKDYCNNYDLTSLNVKAGDIITVLEQHPDGRWKGCIHDNRTGNDRVGYFPSSLGEAIIKRAGSRAGAEPSPPQGCSSAGPSAPPEEIWVLRKPFAGGDRSGSLSSVASGRSSGGHTLHAGSEGVKLLATVLSQKSVSDSSPGDSPVKPPEGSSGATRSQTPVTHAGQVYGEQPSKKLETASEGKANLAMWLSMIGLAQYYKVLVDNGYENIDFITDITWEDLQEIGITKLGHQKKLMLAVRKLAELQKAEYAKYEGGPLRRKVPQSLEVMAIESPPPPEPAPADCQSPKMTTFQDSELSGELQAALTGPAEGAAAAAAPTEKPSNHLPPTPRASMRQEPSLGGRARHMSSSQELLGDGPPGPGSPMSRSQEYLLEEGPAPGTPPKEARPSRHGHSVKRASVPPVPGKPRQVLPPGTSHFTPPQTPTKARPGSPQALGGPHGPAPATAKVKPTPQLLPPMERPMSPRSLPQSPTHRGFAYVLPQPVESETGPAAPGPAPAAMPTPVPTLCLPPEADMESGRPKKRAHSLNRYAASDSEPERDELLVPATVGPYATVQRRVGRSHSVRAPAGADKNVNRSQSFAVRPRKKGPPPPPPKRSSSSMASANLADESVPDAETEVAGAEDGRLGVRAQRRRASDLAGSVDTGSAGSVKSIAAMLELSSIGGGGRAARRPPEGHPMLRPASPEPGRVATVLASVKHKEAIGPDGEVVNRRRTLSGPVTGLLATARRGPGEPGGPADHGHVVEDGATRQRPRGPAKGEAGVEGPPLARVEASATLKRRIRAKQSQQENVKFILTESDTVKRRPKAKEREAGPEPPLPPLSVYQNGTGTVRRRPASEQAGPPELPPPPPPAEPPPSDLLHLPPLPPPDSDARKPAKPPVSPKPILAQPVPKIQGSPTPASKKVPLPGPGSPEVKRAHGTPPPVSPKPPPPPTAPKPAKAAAGLQSGSASPSPSPARQPPAALTKPASTPPSLSASPARPPSPGVPALHVPAKPPRAAAAVAGPPAAPDGASPGDSARQKLEETSACLAAALQAVEEKIRQEDAQGSRPSAAEKSTGSILDDIGSMFDDLADQLDAMLE, encoded by the exons GCATGCGGCCGCTACACTATGCGGCCTGGCAGGGCCGGAAGGAGCCCATGAAGCTGGTGCTGAAGGCAGGCTCAGCGGTGAATGTCCCGTCTGATGAGGGCCACATCCCCCTGCACTTGGCGGCCCAGCATGGTCACTACGACGTG TCTGAGATGCTGCTCCAGCACCAGTCCAACCCGTGCATGGTGGACAACTCGGGGAAGACGCCCCTGGACCTTGCCTGTGAGTTCGGCCGCGTTGGG GTGGTCCAGCTGCTCCTGAGCAGCAACATGTGTGCGGCCTTGCTAGAGCCCCGGCCAGGGGACACCACCAACCCCAATGGCACCAGCCCCCTGCACCTGGCAGCCAAGAACGGCCACATCGACATCATCAG ACTCCTCCTCCAAGCTGGCATTGACATTAACCGCCAGACCAAGTCCGGCACGGCCCTGCACGAGGCCGCACTCTGTGGGAAGACGGAAGTGGTTCGGCTGCTGCTCGAT AACGGGATCAATGCCCACGTGAGGAACACCTACAGCCAGACAGCCCTGGACATCGTGCACCAATTCACCACCTCCCAGGCCAGCAAGGAGATCAAGCAGCTGCTGCGAG AGGCCTCGGCAGCCCTGCAGGTCCGGGCAACCAAGGATTATTGCAACAATTACGACCTGACCAGCCTCAATGTGAAAGCCGGGGACATTATCACA GTCCTCGAGCAGCATCCAGACGGCCGGTGGAAGGGCTGTATCCATGACAACAGGACAGGCAATGACCGTGTGGGCtacttcccttcctccctgggcGAGGCCATCATCAAGCGAGCAG GTTCCCGAGCAGGCGCCGAACCAAGCCCACCCCAGGGATGCAGCTCAGCAGGGCCCTCTGCACCTCCCGAGGAGATCTGGGTGCTGAGGAAGCCATTTGCAG GCGGGGACCGCAGTGGCAGCTTGAGCAGTGTGGCCAGTGGCCGGAGCAGCGGGGGCCACACCCTGCACGCAGGCTCTGAAGGGGTCAAG CTCCTGGCCACGGTGCTCTCCCAGAAGTCTGTCTCCGACTCCAGCCCCGGGGACAGTCCTGTCAAGCCTCCGGAGGGCTCTTCAG GTGCCACCCGGTCCCAGACTCCAGTGACCCATGCTGGGCAGGTCTATGGGGAGCAGCCATCCAAAAAGCTGGAGACAGCATCGGAGGGCAAG GCTAACCTGGCCATGTGGCTGTCCATGATTGGCCTGGCTCAGTACTACAAGGTGCTGGTGGACAACGGCTACGAGAACATCGACTTCATCACCGACATCACCTGGGAAGACCTGCAGGAGATCGGCATCACCAAGCTGG GACACCAGAAGAAGTTGATGCTGGCAGTGAGGAAACTGGCAGAGCTGCAGAAGGCAGAGTACGCCAAGTATGAGGGGGGACCCCTGCGCCGGAAGGTACCACAGTCACTTGAAGTGATGGCCATCGAGTCGCCACCCCCACCCGAGCCTGCCCCGGCTGACTGCCAGTCTCCTAAGATGACCACCTTCCAGGACAGTGAGCTCAGCGGTGAGCTGCAGGCTGCCCTGACGGGCCCGGCTGAAGgggctgccgctgccgctgccccTACTGAGAAGCCCTCCAACCACCTGCCACCCACCCCAAGGGCCTCCATGCGGCAGGAGCCCAGCCTGGGTGGGCGGGCACGGCACATGAGCAGTTCTCAGGAGCTGCTGGGCGACgggcccccagggcctggcagcccCATGTCACGAAGCCAGGAGTACCTGCTGGAGGAGGGGCCGGCCCCGGGTACCCCCCCCAAGGAGGCCCGGCCCAGCCGCCACGGCCACAGCGTCAAGCGGGCCAGTGtgcccccagtgcctggcaagCCGCGGCAGGTCCTTCCACCAGGTACCAGCCACTTCACGCCCCCCCAGACTCCCACAAAAGCCCGGCCAGGCTCCCCGCAAGCCCTGGGGGGGCCTCATGGTCCAGCCCCAGCCACAGCCAAGGTGAAGCCCACCCCACAGCTGCTGCCACCGATGGAGCGACCCATGTCACCCCGCTCGCTGCCTCAGTCACCCACACACCGTGGCTTTGCCTACGTGCTGCCCCAACCCGTGGAGAGCGAGACAGGGCCGGCTGCTCCGGGGCCTGCGCCTGCGGCCATGCCCACGCCTGTGCCCACGCTGTGCCTGCCCCCTGAGGCCGACATGGAGTCAGGGCGGCCCAAGAAGCGTGCCCACAGCCTGAATCGCTATGCGGCGTCTGACAGCGAGCCGGAGCGGGACGAGCTGCTGGTGCCGGCCACGGTGGGGCCCTACGCCACAGTCCAGCGGCGCGTGGGCCGCAGCCACTCGGTGCGGGCACCTGCTGGCGCTGACAAGAACGTCAACCGCAGCCAGTCGTTCGCTGTGCGGCCGCGAAAGAagggcccccccccacccccacccaagcGCTCCAGCTCATCCATGGCCAGTGCCAACCTGGCTGATGAGTCAGTGCCAGATGCGGAGACTGAGGTGGCTGGGGCTGAGGACGGCCGGCTGGGGGTCCGGGCACAGCGCCGGCGGGCTAGTGACCTGGCTGGCAGTGTGGACACAGGAAGCGCTGGCAGCGTGAAGAGCATTGCAGCCATGCTCGAGCTGTCATCCATTGGGGGTGGGGGCCGGGCAGCCCGCAGGCCCCCTGAGGGCCACCCCATGCTTCGCCCCGCCAGCCCAGAGCCAGGCCGGGTGGCAACGGTGTTGGCCTCGGTGAAGCACAAGGAGGCCATTGGGCCTGACGGCGAGGTGGTGAACCGGCGCCGCACACTGAGTGGGCCTGTCACAGGACTTCTGGCCACTGCTCGCCGGGGTCCGGGAGAGCCAGGGGGGCCTGCAGATCACGGCCACGTTGTGGAAGATGGCGCTACCCGGCAGCGGCCTCGAGGTCCAGCCAAGGGTGAGGCGGGTGTGGAGGGCCCACCACTGGCCAGGGTGGAGGCCAGTGCCACGCTCAAGAGGCGCATCCGAGCCAAGCAGAGCCAGCAGGAGAATGTCAAGTTCATCCTCACTGAGTCCGACACGGTCAAGCGCCGGCCCAAGGCCAAGGAGAGGGAGGCAGGTCCCGAGCCTCCCCTACCACCACTGTCCGTGTACCAGAATGGAACAGGCACTGTGCGCCGCCGTCCGGCCTCTGAGCAGGCTGGGCCCCCAGAGCTGCCCCCGCCACCGCCACCCGCTGAGCCCCCGCCCTCTGACCTGTTGCACCTGCCCCCGCTGCCCCCGCCAGACAGTGATGCCCGGAAGCCGGCCAAGCCACCTGTCTCTCCCAAGCCCATTCTGGCTCAGCCCGTGCCCAAGATCCAGGGCTCACCCACACCTGCCTCCAAGAAGGTGCCACTGCCAGGTCCTGGCAGCCCAG AGGTGAAGCGTGCCCACGGCACGCCGCCGCCCGTGTCTCCCAAGCCGCCACCACCGCCCACGGCGCCCAAGCCGGCCAAGGCAGCGGCGGGGCTGCAGTCGGGCAGCGCCAGCCCGTCGCCCTCGCCGGCACGCCAGCCGCCTGCTGCCCTCACCAAGCCCGCCAGCACGCCACCCTCGCTGAGTGCCAGCCCGGCCAGGCCCCCGTCCCCCGGTGTGCCCGCGCTGCACGTGCCCGCCAAGCCGCCGCGCGCTGCTGCAGCGGTAGCCGGGCCCCCCGCCGCGCCCGACGGCGCCTCGCCGGGGGACAGCGCCAGGCAGAAGCTTGAGGAGACAAGCGCGTGCCTGGCGGCGGCGCTGCAAGCCGTAGAAGAGAAGATCCGGCAGGAGGACGCGCAAGGCTCGCG